A part of Silvimonas soli genomic DNA contains:
- a CDS encoding GntR family transcriptional regulator: MDQQQKLLFLKPEADSATPLYLQLSHKLAAAIHAGFWKAEDPLPSERTFCEVLGLSRVTARKALDLLYEQGMIVRRQGAGTFITPKLEQPLSRLTNLSEMLKQRGFVPGSRWLKREVAPATAEELMRLNLAPNARVSRLLRVRTANDVVMAVEETALPHHLVADPLKIGDSLYEYMQNAKLSVVRAIQNIAAVNANARLAGLADIPEGQAMLHLVRVGYLENGLPVELTHSWFRSDYYDFVVELHR; encoded by the coding sequence ATGGATCAACAGCAAAAGCTGTTGTTTCTCAAGCCGGAAGCAGACAGCGCCACGCCGCTTTATCTGCAACTCAGCCACAAGCTGGCTGCCGCGATACACGCCGGGTTCTGGAAGGCTGAAGACCCGTTGCCGTCCGAGCGCACTTTTTGTGAGGTGCTGGGCTTGTCGCGGGTGACTGCGCGTAAAGCGCTGGATCTGTTGTACGAACAAGGCATGATCGTGCGCCGCCAGGGCGCTGGCACGTTTATCACTCCCAAGCTGGAACAACCGCTGTCGCGACTGACCAACTTGTCGGAAATGCTCAAGCAGCGTGGTTTTGTGCCGGGGAGTCGTTGGCTCAAGCGCGAAGTGGCTCCGGCTACCGCTGAAGAGTTGATGCGGCTTAACCTGGCGCCGAATGCGCGCGTCTCACGTTTGCTGCGGGTGCGTACTGCCAACGACGTGGTGATGGCGGTTGAAGAAACTGCGTTGCCGCATCATCTGGTGGCCGATCCGCTCAAGATTGGCGATTCGCTTTATGAATATATGCAGAACGCCAAGCTTAGTGTTGTAAGGGCGATACAGAATATCGCTGCGGTAAATGCCAATGCCCGGCTTGCTGGCCTGGCGGATATTCCGGAAGGGCAGGCGATGTTGCACCTGGTGCGGGTGGGTTATCTGGAAAACGGCCTGCCAGTTGAATTGACGCACTCCTGGTTTCGCAGCGATTACTACGACTTTGTGGTGGAATTGCATCGCTAA
- a CDS encoding ABC transporter substrate-binding protein → MKFRKVVLALAAASCAVASLHATAADKVKVEFWSNSLSPKFDAVMKDLTAKFNAANPDIEAVWSDVDWDAFQPRFVAALAAGNAPDLVNLPVPWAAEYAQKGLLLPLDSKIGGFKKVYTDAAIKDVTYGGKIYGLPWYNSVSIIAYNKALFDKAGLKAAPKSLDELFAYSKQLKDKTGVSGFAPKLQEFSSWFMYEGLPVIQNGKAVFNSPEHVKFVERFAQAYKDGSIPKDVFKMEFEQEIAAYDSGKIAMMTTSPQALKRTQTDAKPIYAQTVTTSFPLSNGKTPFGGYLFFWSVPKGSKHADAAIKLGQFLTNDANQLAFSKATETTFPSTRNAVGDAYFQSGANSTDPIEHGRAVAALAIRDTRTLTVTGLPDEASMNKKLQDELQEAIAGRKPVKQALDETVAFWNSKLGAK, encoded by the coding sequence ATGAAGTTCAGGAAGGTCGTTCTGGCGCTTGCCGCCGCCTCTTGTGCTGTAGCTTCGCTGCATGCCACCGCCGCCGACAAAGTCAAAGTCGAATTCTGGTCCAATAGCCTGTCGCCCAAGTTCGACGCCGTCATGAAAGACCTGACCGCGAAATTCAACGCTGCCAATCCTGATATCGAAGCAGTTTGGTCCGATGTAGATTGGGATGCCTTCCAGCCGCGCTTTGTTGCTGCGCTTGCTGCAGGTAACGCACCTGATCTGGTGAATCTCCCAGTGCCTTGGGCGGCCGAATATGCCCAGAAAGGCCTGCTGTTGCCCCTGGATAGCAAAATCGGCGGTTTCAAAAAGGTTTACACCGACGCGGCCATCAAGGACGTGACCTACGGCGGCAAAATCTACGGCCTGCCTTGGTACAACTCGGTTTCCATCATTGCCTACAACAAGGCGTTGTTCGACAAAGCGGGCCTGAAAGCTGCGCCCAAGTCACTCGACGAATTGTTTGCCTACTCCAAACAGCTTAAAGACAAGACCGGCGTGTCTGGTTTTGCTCCCAAGCTGCAAGAATTCTCCAGCTGGTTCATGTACGAAGGTCTGCCGGTTATCCAGAATGGCAAAGCGGTTTTCAATAGCCCGGAACACGTGAAGTTTGTTGAGCGTTTTGCCCAGGCGTACAAAGACGGTTCTATTCCAAAAGACGTGTTCAAGATGGAATTCGAACAGGAAATCGCCGCTTATGATTCTGGCAAGATTGCGATGATGACCACTTCGCCGCAAGCGCTCAAACGCACCCAGACTGATGCCAAGCCGATCTACGCGCAGACCGTGACCACATCGTTCCCGCTCTCTAACGGTAAAACCCCGTTTGGTGGCTACCTGTTCTTCTGGTCGGTGCCCAAGGGTTCCAAGCACGCTGATGCGGCTATCAAACTGGGTCAATTCCTGACCAACGATGCCAATCAGCTGGCGTTCTCCAAAGCTACCGAGACCACCTTCCCTTCGACCCGCAATGCGGTGGGTGATGCGTACTTCCAGAGCGGTGCCAATTCGACCGATCCTATTGAACATGGCCGCGCAGTCGCTGCGCTGGCGATTCGCGATACCCGGACGCTGACCGTAACCGGTTTGCCGGATGAAGCATCGATGAACAAAAAGCTGCAGGATGAACTGCAAGAAGCCATCGCGGGGCGCAAGCCGGTGAAGCAGGCGCTGGACGAAACTGTTGCCTTCTGGAACAGCAAGCTGGGTGCCAAATAG
- a CDS encoding ABC transporter substrate-binding protein: MKLKKMLAVGAVVFGFAAVYAQADTELEFWTMNLAPKFNDYFNKSVADFNKANPGLTAKWVDMNWDQIQPKLIASIAAGNPPALVNFNVPWVHDFAAQGNILPLDQYLGAAKNTYSVGAIKDVTVNGKVYAFPWYNSVSIIAYNKDILAKAGVKAAPKNFDEFVKDGQQITAKTGVPAYAPKLGNFVGWFYYAGLPVVENGKAVFNSPKHIAFVQKFADLYKAGVMPKDVFKVEFEQEIAAYNSGKIAMMTTAPQALKRTETDAKAVYAKTGVAKFPVDAGKMAFGAWLMDFVIPKGTKDPAAAAKLGVFLTNDESQVAFSKATETTFPSTKKGNLDPYFQAGAKSADAVEQGRAVAAQSMDNARTLTIPPGVLPDEAAMNKKLQDEIQDAVEGRKPVKAALDEAVAAWNEKLKK; this comes from the coding sequence ATGAAGCTCAAGAAGATGTTGGCCGTAGGCGCTGTAGTTTTCGGTTTTGCTGCTGTTTACGCACAAGCTGATACCGAACTCGAATTCTGGACAATGAACCTGGCTCCTAAATTCAATGACTACTTCAACAAGTCAGTTGCTGACTTCAACAAAGCCAACCCAGGCCTGACCGCCAAGTGGGTTGACATGAACTGGGACCAGATCCAGCCGAAGCTGATCGCTTCCATCGCTGCTGGCAACCCGCCTGCACTGGTGAACTTCAATGTGCCTTGGGTGCATGACTTTGCCGCACAAGGCAACATCCTGCCGCTGGACCAATACCTGGGCGCAGCCAAGAACACTTACTCCGTTGGCGCGATCAAAGACGTGACCGTAAACGGCAAAGTGTACGCATTCCCTTGGTACAACTCTGTTTCGATCATCGCCTACAACAAGGACATCCTGGCTAAGGCTGGTGTGAAAGCTGCTCCGAAAAACTTTGACGAATTCGTTAAAGACGGTCAGCAAATCACTGCCAAGACTGGCGTTCCTGCATACGCACCGAAGCTGGGCAACTTCGTAGGTTGGTTCTACTACGCTGGCCTGCCAGTTGTTGAAAACGGCAAGGCCGTGTTCAACAGCCCGAAGCACATCGCTTTCGTTCAGAAATTTGCTGATCTGTACAAAGCCGGTGTAATGCCTAAGGACGTGTTCAAGGTTGAATTCGAGCAAGAAATCGCTGCGTACAACTCTGGCAAGATCGCCATGATGACTACCGCGCCTCAAGCTCTGAAGCGTACCGAAACTGATGCCAAGGCTGTTTACGCCAAGACTGGCGTTGCCAAGTTCCCGGTTGATGCCGGCAAAATGGCATTCGGCGCGTGGCTGATGGACTTCGTGATTCCGAAGGGCACCAAGGATCCTGCTGCAGCTGCCAAGCTGGGCGTGTTCCTGACCAACGACGAATCGCAAGTTGCATTCTCCAAGGCAACCGAAACCACCTTCCCATCGACCAAGAAGGGCAATCTGGATCCGTACTTCCAGGCTGGTGCCAAGAGCGCCGATGCAGTTGAACAAGGTCGTGCTGTTGCAGCTCAGTCCATGGACAACGCTCGCACTCTGACCATTCCGCCAGGCGTACTGCCAGACGAAGCAGCTATGAACAAGAAGCTGCAAGACGAGATCCAGGACGCAGTGGAAGGCCGCAAGCCAGTTAAGGCTGCGCTGGACGAAGCTGTTGCTGCCTGGAACGAAAAGCTGAAGAAATAA
- a CDS encoding carbohydrate ABC transporter permease has product MKTSNSYTAIAYLFLAPALILMGLLTFWPVGYNTYLAFQDYSIADGTATWNNFANFKYIANEPLFWNALKNSALYLLIVPVIQLAALVVAKMVNNKLPGMTLFRALFYIPVITSISIAGVVWANVYKYDGVLTWLLQSLGLIHDQVNWLGEPSIALYMLMIFTFWKGIGYYMVLYLAGLQAIPSEVEEAAILDGANAFQRFWKITVPMVKPTILLCTLLSTIAAIKVYLEVIVLTKGQADTYTALYYVYDQAFRNYNFGRAAAAGVVVTFFCMLLAVIQFRFFGDKK; this is encoded by the coding sequence GTGAAGACTTCAAACAGTTACACCGCGATAGCCTATTTGTTCCTGGCGCCAGCCCTGATCCTGATGGGTCTGTTGACGTTCTGGCCAGTTGGCTATAACACCTACCTCGCATTCCAGGACTACAGCATTGCCGACGGCACCGCCACCTGGAATAATTTCGCAAACTTCAAATACATTGCCAACGAACCGCTGTTCTGGAACGCGCTGAAAAACTCGGCGTTGTACCTGCTGATCGTTCCGGTGATACAGCTGGCCGCGCTGGTTGTCGCCAAAATGGTCAACAACAAGTTGCCTGGCATGACGCTGTTCCGCGCGCTGTTCTACATCCCGGTCATTACCTCGATCTCGATTGCCGGTGTGGTGTGGGCCAACGTCTACAAGTACGACGGTGTGCTGACCTGGTTGCTGCAGTCGCTGGGCCTGATTCATGATCAGGTGAACTGGCTGGGCGAACCTTCCATTGCCTTGTACATGCTGATGATCTTTACCTTCTGGAAAGGTATCGGTTACTACATGGTGTTGTATCTTGCCGGTCTGCAAGCGATCCCTTCGGAAGTTGAAGAAGCCGCTATTCTGGACGGCGCCAATGCCTTCCAGCGTTTCTGGAAGATCACTGTTCCCATGGTCAAGCCGACCATTCTGCTCTGTACGCTCCTCAGTACCATTGCCGCTATCAAGGTGTATCTGGAAGTGATCGTACTGACCAAGGGTCAGGCTGATACCTACACCGCGTTGTATTACGTTTACGACCAGGCATTCCGGAACTACAACTTTGGCCGCGCAGCTGCTGCCGGTGTGGTTGTGACGTTCTTCTGCATGCTGCTCGCCGTGATTCAATTCCGCTTCTTCGGCGACAAGAAATAA
- a CDS encoding carbohydrate ABC transporter permease, whose amino-acid sequence MALGKTSRTVIGRGMHYFGLLLFAIFTAFPFIWALSAGLSEDSSNIWLFPRAFWPTDPGFGWFIRVFHDMPFMTYLGNSAIMTFWAVVGVTVVSVMAGYPLARLKFAGRNLIFVAIIATMMLPSEVALVPNFITMKNLGLLNTWTGAVLPNIAGAFGIFLMRQAFEAVPQDLIDAARVDGATELQIMWRIMVPVCAPSIAALAIFTLVNEWNDYLWPSIVLNSREKLPLAVGVFNDLTGPFATSTSLVMAAIVMTIIPVLIFFAFTQRYFVSGLDGAVK is encoded by the coding sequence ATGGCGCTTGGCAAAACGTCGCGGACGGTGATTGGTCGTGGTATGCATTACTTCGGCTTGCTCCTGTTCGCCATCTTTACCGCATTCCCCTTTATCTGGGCCCTCTCTGCGGGCCTGTCTGAAGATTCTTCCAATATCTGGTTGTTCCCGCGCGCCTTCTGGCCGACGGACCCGGGCTTTGGCTGGTTCATCCGCGTGTTTCACGACATGCCCTTCATGACCTATCTGGGCAACTCCGCCATCATGACCTTTTGGGCCGTGGTGGGTGTGACCGTTGTTTCGGTGATGGCGGGTTATCCGTTGGCACGGCTGAAGTTTGCCGGTCGCAATCTGATTTTTGTGGCAATTATCGCCACAATGATGCTGCCGTCTGAAGTCGCGCTGGTGCCTAACTTCATTACCATGAAGAATCTGGGTCTGCTCAATACCTGGACCGGAGCGGTGCTGCCCAACATTGCGGGTGCTTTCGGTATTTTCCTGATGCGCCAGGCATTTGAAGCTGTGCCACAGGATTTGATCGACGCTGCGCGGGTTGACGGTGCTACAGAGCTGCAGATCATGTGGCGAATCATGGTGCCGGTATGCGCACCGTCCATTGCTGCCCTGGCCATCTTTACTTTGGTCAACGAATGGAACGATTATCTGTGGCCATCGATCGTATTGAACTCGCGTGAGAAGCTGCCATTGGCGGTGGGTGTGTTTAACGACCTGACCGGGCCGTTTGCAACCTCTACCAGCCTGGTGATGGCGGCTATCGTGATGACGATCATCCCGGTACTGATTTTCTTCGCCTTCACTCAGCGTTATTTCGTCAGTGGTCTGGACGGCGCAGTGAAGTAA
- a CDS encoding ABC transporter ATP-binding protein — MASVTLKGIKKTYGKDVAVIKGVDLEIKNGEFVVFVGPSGCGKSTLLRMIAGLEDISEGDLLIGETMANDIHASKRGIAMVFQSYALYPHMSVYDNMAFSLKLAGNPKEDVDRRVQRAANILQITHLLERKPKALSGGQRQRVAIGRAIVREPEVFLFDEPLSNLDAALRLNMRVELSKLHNDLKTTMIYVTHDQVEAMTLADRIVVLNAGIIQQVGSPLDLYENPSNLFVAGFLGSPKMNLLEAQLVGVESGAAVLRLPKGITVRAAVDAGSSKIGEKMTLGVRPEHVQLVLEGEEGVPARIDLVEHLGDTVLTYVEVPGVNEILCVKLPGNHPELKRGESVRLVFPEKETLVFDAQGLALKRTV, encoded by the coding sequence ATGGCTTCGGTTACGCTCAAGGGCATCAAAAAAACATACGGTAAGGACGTCGCAGTTATCAAGGGCGTCGACCTCGAAATCAAGAATGGCGAGTTTGTGGTGTTCGTTGGCCCATCGGGCTGCGGCAAATCCACTCTGCTGCGCATGATTGCCGGTCTGGAAGATATCAGCGAAGGCGACTTGCTGATTGGCGAGACGATGGCCAACGATATCCACGCTTCCAAGCGCGGTATTGCGATGGTGTTCCAGTCTTACGCCCTGTACCCGCACATGAGCGTGTATGACAACATGGCGTTCTCGCTCAAACTGGCGGGCAACCCCAAGGAAGACGTTGATCGCCGCGTGCAACGCGCCGCCAATATACTGCAGATCACCCATTTGCTGGAACGCAAGCCTAAAGCTCTGTCGGGCGGTCAGCGTCAGCGTGTAGCTATCGGTCGCGCCATCGTGCGTGAGCCAGAAGTATTCTTGTTCGACGAACCACTGTCGAACCTGGACGCCGCCCTGCGTTTGAATATGCGCGTTGAGTTGTCCAAGCTGCACAACGATCTGAAGACCACCATGATCTACGTGACGCACGATCAGGTGGAAGCCATGACTCTGGCTGACCGTATCGTCGTGCTGAACGCCGGTATCATCCAGCAAGTCGGCAGCCCGCTGGACCTATACGAAAACCCGTCCAACCTGTTCGTGGCCGGCTTCTTGGGTTCGCCCAAGATGAACCTGCTCGAAGCGCAACTGGTGGGTGTCGAAAGCGGCGCTGCAGTACTGCGCCTGCCCAAGGGCATTACCGTGCGTGCAGCAGTTGACGCAGGTTCCTCCAAGATCGGCGAAAAAATGACTCTGGGCGTTCGCCCGGAGCATGTGCAACTGGTGCTGGAAGGCGAAGAAGGCGTACCAGCCCGCATCGATCTGGTCGAACACTTGGGCGATACCGTGCTGACCTATGTTGAAGTACCAGGCGTGAATGAAATCCTGTGCGTGAAGTTGCCAGGCAATCATCCGGAACTCAAGCGCGGTGAATCTGTGCGTCTCGTGTTCCCGGAAAAAGAAACACTGGTATTTGATGCACAAGGCCTGGCGCTCAAGCGTACGGTTTGA
- the thrC gene encoding threonine synthase, whose amino-acid sequence MQYISTRGGMSPKHFSEILLGGLAPDGGLVVPDQYPQLSIDDLKALSNLSYPDLAFAIISRFVDDIPAADLKALIAKTYTKEAFGTDEITPVTRLEDDLFIQQLSNGPTLAFKDMAMQLLGNLFEYVLTRAGEEINIVGATSGDTGSAAEYAMRGKKGVRVFMLSPFGKMSPFQRAQMFSLQDENIFNISVKSMFDACQDMVKAVNNDAAFKAKHKIGAVNSINWGRVVSQAVYYFKGYFAVAGEVGEPVDFCVPSGNFGNICAAHIARQMGLPIRHLVVATNENDVLDEFFKTGGYHPRGLDKTYETSSPSMDITKASNLERFVFDLIGRDGAKLSALWHTVEKEHGFDLSPADFARLRDEYGFRSEKSSHADRIANIREVFDKYGVQVDPHTADGYHAAKAHREAGVKLVIMETALPAKFEATMEEALGTKPVMPAEVANLEKLPQRFDVMDADVQALKDYVAVRVG is encoded by the coding sequence ATGCAATACATCTCCACCCGTGGCGGCATGTCGCCCAAACACTTTTCTGAAATCCTGCTGGGCGGCCTGGCGCCGGACGGCGGGCTGGTTGTACCGGATCAATATCCGCAGTTGTCCATTGACGACCTCAAAGCGCTGTCGAACCTGAGCTATCCGGATCTGGCCTTTGCCATCATCAGCCGTTTTGTCGATGACATTCCGGCGGCTGACCTGAAAGCGTTGATCGCCAAGACCTATACCAAAGAGGCTTTTGGTACAGATGAGATCACCCCCGTAACCCGCCTGGAAGACGACCTCTTCATCCAGCAGTTGTCCAACGGCCCAACGCTCGCCTTCAAAGACATGGCGATGCAGTTGCTGGGCAATCTGTTTGAATACGTACTGACCCGCGCCGGCGAAGAAATCAACATTGTTGGCGCCACCAGCGGCGACACCGGTAGCGCCGCCGAATACGCCATGCGCGGCAAGAAAGGCGTGCGGGTGTTCATGTTGTCGCCATTCGGCAAGATGAGCCCGTTCCAGCGCGCGCAGATGTTCTCGCTGCAAGACGAAAACATCTTCAATATCTCGGTCAAATCAATGTTCGACGCTTGCCAGGACATGGTCAAAGCCGTGAACAACGACGCCGCGTTCAAGGCCAAACACAAGATCGGTGCCGTGAACTCGATCAACTGGGGCCGCGTGGTTTCGCAAGCGGTGTACTACTTCAAGGGCTACTTTGCCGTGGCTGGCGAAGTTGGCGAGCCGGTCGATTTCTGTGTGCCTTCTGGTAACTTCGGCAACATCTGCGCCGCACATATTGCGCGCCAGATGGGCCTGCCAATTCGCCATCTGGTCGTCGCTACCAACGAGAATGACGTGCTGGACGAGTTCTTCAAAACCGGCGGTTATCACCCGCGCGGTCTGGACAAGACTTACGAGACATCCAGCCCGTCGATGGATATCACCAAGGCTTCCAACCTGGAACGCTTTGTATTCGATCTGATTGGCCGCGATGGCGCCAAGTTGTCTGCGCTGTGGCACACCGTAGAAAAAGAACACGGCTTTGACCTCTCGCCCGCCGACTTTGCCCGCCTGCGCGATGAATATGGTTTCCGTTCCGAGAAAAGCTCTCATGCCGACCGTATCGCCAATATCCGCGAAGTCTTCGACAAATATGGCGTACAGGTTGATCCACACACCGCCGATGGCTACCACGCCGCCAAAGCGCACCGTGAAGCAGGCGTGAAGCTGGTTATCATGGAAACCGCCCTGCCCGCCAAATTTGAAGCGACCATGGAAGAAGCGCTTGGCACCAAGCCAGTCATGCCCGCAGAAGTGGCTAACCTGGAAAAGCTGCCCCAGCGCTTCGATGTAATGGATGCAGACGTGCAGGCGCTGAAGGATTACGTGGCTGTTCGCGTGGGTTGA
- a CDS encoding antibiotic biosynthesis monooxygenase family protein, protein MILEIANLNVKGGETGAFEAAFKQAQSIIASMPGYISHELQRCLERPNHYALLVRWDTLQAHTEGFRGSPQYQQWKALLHHFYDPFPTVEHYELIAP, encoded by the coding sequence ATGATCCTGGAAATAGCCAATCTGAACGTCAAAGGCGGTGAAACCGGCGCTTTTGAAGCGGCGTTCAAGCAAGCCCAAAGCATCATCGCCAGCATGCCCGGCTATATCAGCCACGAACTGCAACGCTGCCTTGAACGCCCCAACCATTACGCCTTGCTGGTGCGCTGGGACACGCTGCAAGCCCATACCGAAGGCTTTCGCGGCTCGCCCCAATACCAACAGTGGAAAGCGCTGTTGCACCACTTCTACGACCCGTTCCCGACGGTGGAACATTACGAGCTAATCGCTCCCTGA
- a CDS encoding homoserine dehydrogenase: MRAIHVGLCGVGTVGGGTAAVLKRNAEEIARRAGRPIKIIIAANRDLERAREVCGPDVEIVSDALTVVNHPDVDIVVELIGGTTVAKELVLKAIANGKHVVTANKKLIAEYGNEIFERAQEQGVMVAFEAAVAGGIPVIKALREGLTANRIEWIAGIINGTSNFILTEMRDKGVSFAAALADAQKLGYAEADPTFDIEGHDAAHKLTIMSAIAFGIPVQFDKAYLEGISKLDALDIKYAGELGYRIKLLGVTRRRENGIELRVAPTLIPAKRLIANVDGVMNAVLVKGDAVGATMYYGPGAGAEPTASAVIADLVDVTRLATADPENRVPHLAFQPSEIANLQILPIGEVETCYYLRMDAEDRPGVLADVTRILADANISVDSMLQKPAADQADGRADIIILTHQAVEKNIDAALVKIEALGSTTGKVVKLRLEHLNG; encoded by the coding sequence ATGAGAGCGATTCATGTTGGTTTATGCGGTGTTGGCACCGTGGGCGGTGGCACTGCTGCCGTATTGAAACGCAATGCAGAAGAGATCGCACGCCGCGCCGGGCGCCCGATCAAGATCATTATTGCGGCTAACCGCGATCTGGAACGTGCCCGCGAAGTGTGTGGCCCCGACGTAGAGATCGTCAGCGATGCGCTCACCGTGGTGAATCACCCGGACGTGGACATTGTGGTCGAGCTGATTGGCGGCACTACTGTGGCTAAAGAGCTGGTGCTCAAGGCCATTGCCAATGGCAAGCACGTGGTCACCGCCAACAAAAAGCTGATCGCCGAATATGGCAACGAGATTTTCGAGCGCGCCCAGGAACAAGGCGTGATGGTGGCATTTGAAGCCGCCGTCGCCGGTGGCATTCCAGTTATCAAGGCACTACGCGAAGGCCTGACCGCCAATCGTATCGAATGGATTGCCGGCATCATCAACGGCACCAGCAACTTCATCCTGACCGAAATGCGCGACAAGGGCGTGAGCTTTGCCGCCGCGCTGGCTGATGCACAAAAGCTGGGCTACGCCGAAGCTGATCCGACCTTCGATATCGAAGGCCACGACGCCGCGCACAAACTAACGATCATGAGCGCGATTGCGTTTGGCATTCCGGTGCAGTTCGACAAAGCGTACCTGGAAGGCATCAGCAAACTGGACGCGCTGGATATCAAATACGCCGGTGAACTGGGTTATCGCATCAAGCTGCTGGGTGTAACCCGTCGCCGTGAAAACGGCATTGAACTGCGCGTCGCACCAACGCTGATCCCGGCCAAACGCCTGATCGCCAATGTCGATGGCGTGATGAACGCCGTGCTGGTGAAGGGTGACGCCGTCGGCGCCACCATGTATTACGGCCCAGGCGCTGGCGCCGAGCCAACCGCCTCCGCCGTCATTGCCGATCTGGTCGACGTCACCCGCCTGGCCACTGCTGACCCGGAAAACCGCGTACCGCATCTGGCCTTCCAGCCGAGCGAAATCGCCAACCTGCAGATTCTGCCGATTGGCGAAGTGGAAACTTGCTACTACCTGCGCATGGATGCGGAAGATCGCCCAGGCGTGCTGGCCGACGTGACCCGGATTCTGGCTGATGCCAATATCTCGGTGGATTCAATGCTGCAAAAACCTGCGGCCGATCAAGCCGATGGCCGTGCCGATATCATCATCCTGACGCATCAAGCGGTGGAAAAAAATATCGACGCTGCGCTGGTCAAGATCGAAGCCTTGGGTAGCACCACCGGCAAAGTGGTGAAACTGCGACTGGAACATTTGAATGGCTGA
- a CDS encoding GNAT family N-acetyltransferase gives MQVLELIDDSGKLAAPQWLPLAEAVHVQLRPNLPADYAGRLLVIAQNGGRLIAVTKEDRVLGLALWRLIENTYEGRRLYVDDLVTDANVRSTGVGKMLLDWLQAKAHALDCDVLALDSGVQRALAHKFYFREGMHIASYNFKKALK, from the coding sequence ATGCAGGTTCTTGAACTGATTGATGATTCGGGCAAGCTGGCTGCCCCGCAGTGGTTACCGCTGGCCGAAGCCGTTCATGTTCAGTTGCGCCCCAACCTGCCTGCGGATTACGCGGGCCGCTTGTTGGTGATTGCGCAAAATGGCGGCAGACTCATCGCCGTCACCAAAGAAGACCGGGTACTCGGGCTCGCGCTATGGCGCCTGATCGAGAATACCTATGAAGGCCGCCGTCTTTACGTAGACGATCTGGTCACCGACGCGAATGTGCGATCCACCGGCGTTGGCAAAATGTTACTGGACTGGCTACAAGCCAAAGCACACGCGCTCGATTGCGATGTGCTGGCCCTGGATTCGGGCGTTCAGCGCGCATTGGCGCACAAATTCTATTTTCGCGAGGGGATGCATATCGCTTCGTATAACTTTAAAAAGGCGCTGAAATGA